One part of the Candidatus Limnocylindrales bacterium genome encodes these proteins:
- a CDS encoding lipoprotein-releasing ABC transporter permease subunit, with protein sequence MDNQQQIIDTRLREKLEKYKKSRKRRILAGSYELFIGIRYLKARRKQMFISLTSIISIGGVMLGVMALIIVLAVMTGFEDDLRNKILGTNSHAVILKRSNTGMENYAEVIEKVKTVPDVKAAAPFIFSQVMINSDTNVAGVVIRGIDPDSESGVTDLAKNMIEGSLSLLKEQYDNPESETGPKRDAIIIGLELARLLGVIVGDNVTVVSPTGTQLPSGPVPKLKKFRVVGIFYSGMFEYDSSLVYISLTAAQKFFNMKDSVTGVEIKVSDIYEAPRIADQIQEVLGAGYVVRDWAEMNRNLFSALKLEKIAMFIILVLIVLVAAFNIASTLIMMVMEKNKDIAILKSMGATSKSIMKIFVTEGLTIGFVGTLLGCIFGFLICWIADTYKLIKLQGDVYYLDHLPFKMTALDFVLVATMSILICLLATVYPAWQASKLDPVVALRYE encoded by the coding sequence TTGGACAATCAGCAACAGATCATCGATACCAGACTTCGAGAAAAATTAGAAAAATATAAAAAATCCAGGAAAAGGAGAATCCTGGCAGGTTCTTATGAACTGTTCATCGGGATCCGTTATTTAAAAGCCAGGCGGAAGCAAATGTTTATTTCCCTGACCAGCATCATTTCCATCGGTGGCGTTATGCTGGGGGTTATGGCATTGATTATCGTTTTGGCGGTCATGACCGGGTTTGAGGACGATTTGAGAAATAAGATCCTGGGGACTAACTCCCATGCGGTGATTCTCAAGCGGAGCAATACCGGCATGGAAAACTATGCAGAGGTTATCGAGAAAGTAAAAACAGTACCGGATGTTAAGGCTGCCGCTCCTTTTATTTTCAGCCAGGTTATGATCAATTCTGATACCAATGTAGCCGGTGTGGTCATTCGGGGGATAGATCCAGATTCTGAATCTGGTGTAACCGATCTGGCTAAAAATATGATCGAAGGCTCCCTGAGTCTGTTAAAGGAGCAGTATGATAATCCAGAATCTGAAACGGGACCTAAAAGAGACGCTATTATCATCGGTCTTGAACTGGCCAGGTTATTAGGCGTGATTGTGGGAGATAATGTTACCGTGGTTTCTCCGACCGGAACCCAACTCCCCTCAGGGCCTGTTCCTAAATTAAAAAAATTTCGTGTGGTTGGGATTTTTTACTCGGGAATGTTCGAGTATGATTCAAGTTTGGTTTATATTTCCTTGACAGCCGCCCAGAAGTTCTTTAATATGAAGGATTCTGTAACCGGTGTGGAAATTAAAGTCAGTGACATCTACGAAGCTCCTCGTATTGCAGATCAAATTCAGGAGGTTCTGGGGGCCGGATATGTGGTCCGGGATTGGGCCGAAATGAATCGGAATCTTTTCTCGGCCCTTAAGTTAGAGAAAATCGCCATGTTCATTATCCTGGTTTTGATCGTCCTGGTGGCAGCGTTTAATATAGCCAGTACTCTCATTATGATGGTTATGGAAAAAAATAAAGATATTGCTATCTTAAAATCTATGGGAGCTACTTCGAAGAGTATTATGAAAATTTTTGTAACAGAAGGACTTACCATTGGGTTCGTTGGAACGCTCCTGGGATGCATTTTTGGTTTTTTGATCTGTTGGATAGCAGATACCTATAAACTGATTAAATTGCAAGGGGATGTTTATTACCTGGATCATCTTCCTTTTAAAATGACGGCGTTGGATTTTGTTTTGGTAGCTACCATGTCGATTTTGA
- the lysS gene encoding lysine--tRNA ligase gives MSEVSDQILQRRKKLEELRASGINPYVNKFTISHWVSQIVQSYGNLSGSELESIPEIITAGRIMSLRIHGKNTFAHIRSGEAQIQIYVRTDRIGPEAYERFTTFDIGDFIGVRGTLFRTKTGELTILVSEVKLLSKSLRPLPEKWHGLRDVELRYRQRYVDLIANPEVREIFKKRTAIIQALRTFLNERGFLEVETPMMHPIAGGAAARPFVTHHNALNMDLYLRIAPELYLKRLVVGGFERVYEINRNFRNEGISTEHNPEFTMLEFYMAYADYRDLMKFSEEMLNYVAEKVLGSNQLVYQGQPINLSPPWTVLSLKEAIAQHYDGISIQDLENEEKIKEIAQKLGIPTTKMTPAKLLLKIFDVVVQPRLIQPTFIIDFPIEVSPLSKAKEDNPEVAERFELFIAGKEVANAFTELNDPIDQRERFERQVREREAGDEEAHRMDEDYIRALEYGMPPTAGEGVGVDRLVMLLTNSGSIREVILFPLLKQET, from the coding sequence ATGTCTGAGGTTAGCGATCAGATTTTACAACGGCGGAAAAAGCTAGAAGAGTTAAGAGCATCGGGAATTAATCCCTATGTAAACAAATTTACTATCTCCCATTGGGTTTCTCAAATTGTCCAAAGTTATGGAAATCTCTCTGGAAGTGAACTGGAATCCATTCCGGAGATCATTACCGCCGGGCGGATCATGTCTTTACGAATCCATGGAAAGAACACCTTTGCCCATATCCGAAGTGGAGAGGCCCAGATCCAGATTTATGTTCGTACCGACAGGATAGGTCCAGAAGCTTACGAGCGCTTTACTACCTTCGATATCGGAGATTTTATTGGAGTTCGAGGAACCCTTTTTCGTACCAAAACCGGAGAGCTGACCATCCTGGTTTCGGAAGTGAAACTTCTTTCTAAATCCCTTCGCCCCCTTCCCGAGAAGTGGCATGGATTGAGAGATGTAGAGCTAAGATATCGGCAACGGTATGTGGATTTAATTGCCAATCCGGAAGTCCGGGAAATTTTTAAAAAACGAACTGCGATTATTCAAGCCCTACGGACCTTTCTGAATGAGAGGGGATTTTTGGAAGTAGAAACCCCCATGATGCATCCCATTGCCGGAGGGGCTGCAGCCCGGCCTTTTGTAACCCATCATAATGCCCTAAACATGGATCTTTATCTCCGTATTGCGCCAGAACTCTACTTAAAACGGTTGGTTGTAGGAGGTTTTGAGAGGGTTTATGAAATCAACCGTAACTTTCGTAACGAGGGCATTTCTACCGAACATAACCCCGAGTTTACCATGCTGGAGTTTTATATGGCCTATGCAGACTATCGAGATCTCATGAAATTTTCAGAGGAGATGTTGAACTATGTAGCGGAAAAGGTTTTAGGTTCTAACCAGTTGGTTTACCAGGGTCAACCCATTAACCTCTCTCCCCCATGGACCGTGTTATCCCTTAAAGAAGCCATCGCTCAACATTATGATGGAATTTCAATCCAAGATTTAGAAAATGAAGAAAAAATAAAAGAGATTGCCCAAAAACTGGGTATTCCCACGACAAAGATGACCCCGGCCAAACTCTTACTGAAAATATTTGATGTGGTCGTACAGCCCAGGTTGATTCAACCTACCTTTATCATCGATTTTCCTATAGAAGTTTCACCCTTATCCAAGGCTAAAGAAGATAACCCGGAAGTCGCGGAGCGGTTTGAGCTATTTATCGCAGGGAAGGAAGTGGCCAATGCATTTACCGAGCTGAATGACCCCATTGATCAGCGGGAACGGTTTGAACGGCAGGTTCGAGAGAGAGAGGCCGGAGACGAGGAAGCCCATCGAATGGATGAAGATTATATCCGGGCCCTTGAATACGGAATGCCCCCAACCGCCGGAGAGGGCGTAGGGGTTGATCGTCTGGTCATGTTACTGACCAATTCGGGTTCTATCCGGGAGGTTATTCTCTTCCCCTTGCTAAAGCAGGAAACCTGA